A genome region from Carya illinoinensis cultivar Pawnee chromosome 2, C.illinoinensisPawnee_v1, whole genome shotgun sequence includes the following:
- the LOC122301565 gene encoding transcription elongation factor TFIIS-like, with amino-acid sequence MERELVALFEAAKKAADAAASADSGFEESRCLDALHQLKNFPVTYHVLVSTQVGKRLRHLTKHPRKKIQSLASDLIGIWKDIVIKETNKNKQNESLADDKGSLETNNNVKTSSVKVQKVPKVESVEVDKVSRLDAVKAGRKVQTVNVVGKTEKNDLAENAKVEKITKEEKQTSGGKKPSVGPGAPPKLLSMIKSNDAMRDKVREILHEALSKVSGEADEDIQDEVNACDPIRVAVSVESVLFEKWGSSQGAQKAKYRSVMFNLKDANNPDFRRRVLLGHVKPEWLVNMNTAEMASDKRRNENRKIEEKALFDCERGAQPKATTDQFKCSRCGQRKCTYYQMQTRSADEPMTTYVTCVNCNNHWKFC; translated from the exons ATGGAGAGAGAGCTGGTTGCATTGTTTGAAGCAGCGAAGAAAGCTGCGGACGCTGCGGCCTCCGCTGACAGTGGATTCGAGGAAAGTCGATGCCTTGATGCCTTACACCAGCTCAAGAATTTCCCTGTCACTTATCATGTTCTTGTCTCCACCCAG GTCGGGAAGCGTCTTCGACATCTCACAAAGCACCCTAGGAAGAAAATCCAATCATTGGCTTCTGATTTGATTGGGATATGGAAAGATATAGTTATAaaggaaacaaacaaaaacaaacaaaatgaaagcTTGGCTGATGATAAGGGTTCTCTTGAGACTAATAACAATGTGAAGACATCTTCTGTGAAAGTTCAGAAGGTTCCAAAGGTCGAAAGCGTCGAGGTTGACAAAGTCTCAAGGTTAGATGCTGTCAAGGCAGGGAGAAAAGTTCAAACTGTTAATGTTGTTGGTAAGACTGAGAAAAATGATTTAGCTGAAAATGCTAAAGTTGAAAAGATAACCAAAGAGGAGAAGCAGACTTCTGGAGGCAAGAAACCATCAGTAGGTCCTGGTGCGCCACCGAAGCTTCTGTCAATGATTAAATCTAATGATGCCATGCGGGACAAAGTGCGAGAAATTCTTCACGAAGCTTTGTCTAAAGTTTCTGGTGAGGCTGATGAGGATATTCAGGATGAAGTGAATGCATGTGATCCGATTCGAGTTGCTGTTTCTGTAGAGTCCGTTCTGTTTGAGAAGTGGGGCAGTTCCCAAGGGGCCCAAAAGGCCAAGTATAGATCAGTAATGTTTAACCTCAAGGATGCTAACAACCCAGATTTTCGGAGAAGGGTACTTCTTGGACATGTCAAACCAGAATGGCTTGTCAACATGAACACAGCAGAAATGGCAAGTGATAAGAGGCGAAATGAGAATAGGAAGATTGAAGAGAAAGCGTTATTTGATTGTGAGCGTGGAGCGCAACCCAAAGCGACAACTGATCAATTCAAGTGCAGTCGATGCGGGCAACGCAAATGCACCTACTACCAAATGCAGACACGAAGTGCTGATGAGCCTATGACAACGTATGTAACATGTGTAAACTGCAATAACCATTGGAAATTCTGTTAG